Proteins encoded together in one Phyllostomus discolor isolate MPI-MPIP mPhyDis1 chromosome 6, mPhyDis1.pri.v3, whole genome shotgun sequence window:
- the LOC114498892 gene encoding olfactory receptor 52A1-like, whose amino-acid sequence MEFTNMSYLNPKTVILIGIPGLQHVQFWIGFPFLGVCLVALLGNIFLLIIIPTERSLHQPMYIFLAVLAATDLGLCAAIAPKMLAIFWFGSCSMAFDACLTQLFFIHALQGMESGILLAMAFDRYVAICDPLRYTSILTPFFLVLTILMLAIRTTVLVGILPILLKRLQLFQSVAIGHSYCEHMAVVKLAAEDVHINKSYGLFVAFAILGFDMIFVLISYILIFQAVFHLSQKEARHKAFSTCAAHIVVFLEFYILAFFSFFSHRFGHVSPHAHILSSTIYLLVPPALNPIVYGVKTKEIRRRVKQICILKPDTQK is encoded by the coding sequence ATGGAATTTACCAACATGTCATATCTGAACCCAAAGACAGTGATTCTGATTGGGATCCCTGGACTACAGCATGTGCAGTTTTGGATTGGATTTCCCTTTCTTGGTGTATGCCTGGTGGCTCTGCTGGGAAACATTTTCTTGTTAATCATCATCCCTACAGAACGCAGTCTTCACCAACCTATGTACATCTTCCTGGCAGTGCTGGCAGCCACTGACCTAGGTCTCTGTGCAGCCATTGCTCCAAAGATGTTGGCCATCTTCTGGTTTGGCTCTTGTTCCATGGCTTTTGATGCCTGCCTCACCCAGCTCTTCTTCATTCATGCCTTGCAGGGTATGGAATCTGGCATTCTGTTGGCCATGGCCTTTGATCGCTATGTTGCCATCTGTGATCCTTTGAGGTACACATCCATCCTCACACCTTTCTTTTTAGTTCTGACAATTCTGATGCTGGCAATCCGGACAACAGTGCTTGTTGGGATTTTGCCCATTCTACTTAAACGACTACAACTTTTCCAGTCTGTGGCTATTGGTCATTCCTACTGTGAGCATATGGCTGTGGTCAAGCTGGCTGCAGAAGATGTCCATATCAACAAGTCATATGGGCTCTTTGTAGCTTTTGCAATTCTAGGTTTTGACATGATCTTTGTCTTGATCTCCTACATTCTAATTTTTCAGGCTGTTTTTCATCTTTCCCAGAAGGAGGCACGACATAAAGCATTCAGCACCTGTGCTGCCCATAttgttgtcttcctggagttttatatccttgcctttttttccttcttcagccACCGCTTTGGACATGTGTCACCCCATGCCCATATCCTATCATCTACCATCTATCTTCTTGTGCCTCCTGCACTTAACCCCATTGTCTATGGTGTGAAGACCAAAGAGATCCGCAGGAGAGTCAAACAGATTTGTATCCTAAAGCCTGACACACAGAAGTGA
- the LOC114500866 gene encoding olfactory receptor 52D1-like gives MPPLNTSHPSPVTFLLLGIPGLEHLHVWIGIPFCSLYIVAVVGNVTILAVVRAERSLHEPMFLFLCMLSVTDLVLSTSTLPRMLCLFWLGAHDIAFDACLAQMFFIHSFTAMESGFFLAMAIDRYVAICYPLRHTTILTHAHITIIGIIVVIRGIAFFSPHPILLKQLPYCRTRIIAHTYCEFMAVVKLACMDTGGTKHYSLSMATIIGSCDALLIAVSYAFILRSVFHLPTREASFKALGTCGSHVCVILVFYSTAGFSIFTHRFGKNVPAHIHIFIANMYLLLPPFLNPIVYGVRTKKIREHVLRILIDKVA, from the coding sequence ATGCCTCCTCTCAATACTTCTCATCCCTCTCCTGTCACCTTCTTGCTATTGGGCATCCCGGGACTAGAGCACCTGCATGTTTGGATTGGGATTCCCTTCTGCTCTTTGTACATAGTGGCCGTGGTGGGGAATGTGACCATCCTGGCAGTGGTAAGGGCAGAGCGAAGCCTCCATGAACCTATGTTCCTCTTTCTGTGCATGCTGTCAGTCACCGACCTGGTCCTCTCCACATCTACGCTGCCCCGCATGCTTTGTCTCTTTTGGCTTGGAGCCCATGACATCGCTTTTGATGCCTGCTTGGCCCAAATGTTCTTCATCCACAGCTTCACTGCCATGGAATCAGGTTTCTTTTTGGCCATGGCCATTGACCGTTATGTGGCCATTTGTTACCCACTGCGCCATACCACCATTCTCACCCATGCTCACATCACTATTATTGGAATCATTGTGGTTATTCGGGGTATAgccttcttttctccacatcccatCCTGCTCAAACAGCTGCCCTACTGCAGAACTCGCATAATTGCCCATACCTACTGTGAGTTCATGGCTGTGGTGAAACTGGCCTGTATGGATACAGGAGGCACCAAGCATTACAGCCTCAGTATGGCTACAATCATTGGCTCCTGTGATGCCCTTCTTATTGCTGTATCCTATGCCTTCATTCTGCGCTCTGTATTCCACCTGCCAACCCGAGAGGCTAGCTTTAAGGCTTTGGGCACCTGTGGATCCCACGTCTGTGTTATTCTTGTCTTCTACTCCACAGCtggtttttccatttttactcACCGCTTTGGGAAAAATGTGCCTGCGCATATCcatatttttattgcaaatatGTACCTTTTGTTGCCCCCTTTTCTCAATCCTATTGTGTATGGAGTAAGGACCAAGAAAATACGGGAACATGTTCTTAGGATACTAATAGACAAAGTTGCTTGA